A genomic region of Streptomyces sp. R33 contains the following coding sequences:
- a CDS encoding SpoIIE family protein phosphatase — MASDVQPRRRRLVITARAAASFDPLGRSVAAARAFVRDTLQGWGFADIVDDAVVLTSELVTNAVVHAGTKAEVLCLRSGDGVRVEIADRYPERELPLRHPGERPYADPDRENGRGLMLCAALATRWGVEYTATHKHVWFRLDLPDRPVGTRSAGPVVPDRLLPLADSRVRVAVLQIDASDAISAWNEDAEHVFGYAAEKVLGRPLAELAAWPQTPGTGTGIAEALRLSRWEGSYGIRGADGRVIPVYASHLRVRDAHGEPSIVCLLVHDDERALLQTPVRVAPSDSLQFTEPRPADPFEVFIGSPAPDDLDGLLQRTVERARDMLDADAAFLLLATDDETELEVRATTGLPSTRQRFARVPVEAGTNRYGSARMPAVHDDLAAVPGAVPLLEATGMRSVITVPLKVEGRLTGSLGVATENPGRYSNAEALRLQFAADRIALAVESARLGELERLRRGSLSFLVEASDLLAGTLDRDQTLALMAQMTVPTLATWCAVYTIADQSSDPYLSYVLHEDEERIDGLKALLSRVSPPEPVREAGARPWPATTSAVGGETVVLPLLARNRVIGMLTLGKPSEEHFRQEILELAEDLSRRAALALDNARLYSERTAISRSLQRSLLPPGSPAIPGMEVEVIYRAAGEGNEVGGDFYDVFPIRDGAYGFAIGDVCGTGPEAAAVTGLARHALRLLAREGLGGPAVLERLNAAILDEGARSRFLTLLYGELHPQPDGGALMKVVCAGHPLPLRLRPDGQVTPAADPQPLLGVIDDLDLYEQTLTLDPGDVLLCVTDGVTERREGTRMLGDDGLAEVLTTCTGLTAGAVASRVLRAVERFAAEPASDDMAILAFRVPHQRESD; from the coding sequence CTGGCATCCGATGTCCAACCGCGTCGAAGGAGACTCGTGATCACGGCTCGGGCGGCTGCCAGCTTCGACCCCCTCGGGCGCTCGGTCGCTGCGGCCCGCGCGTTCGTCCGCGACACCCTCCAGGGCTGGGGTTTCGCGGACATCGTCGACGACGCCGTGGTCCTCACCAGCGAGCTCGTCACCAACGCCGTGGTCCACGCCGGAACCAAGGCCGAGGTGCTGTGCCTGCGCTCCGGGGACGGCGTACGCGTCGAGATCGCCGACCGCTATCCCGAACGCGAGCTCCCGCTCCGCCACCCCGGCGAGCGCCCGTACGCCGACCCCGACCGCGAGAACGGCCGCGGGCTGATGCTCTGCGCCGCCCTCGCCACCCGCTGGGGCGTCGAGTACACCGCCACCCACAAACACGTGTGGTTCCGGCTCGACCTCCCGGACCGGCCGGTCGGTACCCGATCCGCCGGACCCGTCGTCCCGGACCGGCTCCTCCCGCTCGCCGACAGCCGGGTCCGCGTCGCCGTCCTCCAGATCGACGCCTCCGACGCCATCTCCGCCTGGAACGAGGACGCCGAGCACGTCTTCGGCTACGCCGCCGAGAAGGTCCTCGGCCGGCCCCTCGCCGAGCTCGCCGCCTGGCCCCAGACCCCCGGCACCGGCACCGGCATCGCCGAGGCCCTGCGCCTGTCCCGCTGGGAGGGCAGCTACGGCATCCGTGGCGCCGACGGCCGCGTGATCCCCGTGTACGCCTCCCACCTGCGGGTCCGCGATGCCCACGGGGAGCCCTCCATCGTCTGCCTGCTGGTCCACGACGACGAGCGGGCCCTGCTCCAGACCCCCGTACGGGTGGCGCCCTCCGACAGCCTCCAGTTCACCGAGCCCCGCCCCGCGGACCCCTTCGAGGTCTTCATCGGCTCCCCCGCCCCCGACGACCTCGACGGACTCCTCCAGCGCACCGTCGAACGCGCCCGTGACATGCTCGACGCCGACGCCGCCTTCCTGCTGCTGGCCACCGACGACGAGACGGAGCTCGAGGTCCGCGCCACCACCGGGCTCCCCTCCACCCGCCAGCGCTTCGCCCGCGTCCCCGTCGAGGCCGGCACCAACCGGTACGGCTCCGCCCGCATGCCCGCCGTCCACGACGACCTCGCCGCCGTCCCCGGAGCCGTCCCGCTCCTGGAGGCCACCGGCATGCGCTCGGTCATCACCGTCCCGCTCAAGGTCGAAGGCCGGCTCACCGGCTCGCTCGGCGTCGCCACCGAGAACCCCGGCCGCTACTCGAACGCCGAGGCCCTGCGCCTCCAGTTCGCCGCCGACCGCATCGCCCTCGCCGTCGAATCCGCCCGCCTCGGCGAACTGGAACGCCTGCGCCGCGGCTCCCTGTCCTTCCTCGTCGAGGCCTCCGACCTGCTCGCCGGCACCCTCGACCGGGACCAGACCCTGGCCCTCATGGCCCAGATGACCGTCCCGACCCTGGCCACCTGGTGCGCCGTCTACACCATCGCCGACCAGTCCTCCGACCCGTACCTCTCGTACGTCCTGCACGAGGACGAGGAACGCATCGACGGCCTCAAGGCCCTCCTCTCCCGGGTCAGCCCGCCCGAACCGGTCCGCGAGGCCGGCGCCCGCCCCTGGCCCGCGACGACCTCGGCGGTCGGCGGGGAGACCGTCGTCCTCCCCCTCCTGGCCCGCAACCGCGTGATCGGCATGCTCACCCTCGGCAAACCGTCCGAGGAGCACTTCCGCCAGGAGATCCTCGAACTCGCCGAGGACCTGTCGCGCCGCGCCGCCCTCGCCCTCGACAACGCCCGCCTCTACTCCGAGCGCACCGCCATCAGCCGATCCCTGCAGCGCAGCCTGCTCCCGCCCGGCTCCCCCGCCATCCCCGGCATGGAGGTCGAGGTCATCTACCGCGCGGCCGGCGAGGGCAACGAGGTGGGCGGCGACTTCTACGACGTCTTCCCGATCCGCGACGGAGCGTACGGCTTCGCCATCGGCGACGTCTGCGGTACGGGCCCCGAGGCGGCCGCCGTCACCGGCCTCGCCCGGCACGCCCTGCGCCTCCTGGCCCGCGAAGGACTGGGCGGCCCGGCGGTACTGGAGCGGCTCAACGCGGCCATCCTCGACGAGGGCGCCCGCAGCCGCTTCCTCACCCTCCTGTACGGCGAGCTCCACCCCCAGCCGGACGGCGGCGCCCTGATGAAGGTCGTCTGCGCAGGCCACCCGCTGCCGCTCCGGCTGCGTCCGGACGGCCAGGTCACCCCCGCCGCGGACCCGCAACCCCTGCTCGGCGTGATCGACGACCTCGACCTCTACGAGCAGACCCTCACCCTGGACCCGGGCGACGTCCTCCTCTGCGTCACGGACGGCGTGACGGAACGCCGTGAGGGCACCCGCATGCTGGGCGACGACGGCCTCGCGGAGGTCCTCACCACGTGCACGGGCCTCACCGCCGGCGCCGTCGCCTCCCGCGTCCTGCGTGCAGTGGAACGCTTCGCGGCCGAACCCGCCTCGGACGACATGGCCATCCTGGCCTTCCGCGTCCCCCACCAGCGCGAGAGCGACTAA
- a CDS encoding HdeD family acid-resistance protein, with protein MTVPSGTAAPQHRQSDPEDVLKQVGGTWHWALGFALATLIPGILVLVWPDETLHILAVIIGLQLLVAGVFRFVAAFSHSSDGGSRLAAVLVSMLAFLAGVLVLRHPMQTIGALSLILGVFWLLTGVLTAYTAIADRTLFHRGLLFGLGVLAAVAGIVVLCFPVDSAVALTRLLGLWLVLLGVFEVVMAFALRSATRHSRP; from the coding sequence ATGACCGTACCCTCTGGCACGGCGGCACCGCAGCACAGGCAGAGCGACCCCGAGGACGTCCTCAAGCAGGTCGGAGGTACCTGGCACTGGGCACTCGGCTTCGCCCTCGCGACCCTGATTCCAGGCATTCTGGTACTCGTCTGGCCCGATGAGACGCTGCACATCCTGGCCGTCATCATCGGTCTGCAGCTTCTTGTGGCGGGTGTCTTCCGTTTCGTGGCCGCCTTCTCGCACAGCAGCGACGGCGGCAGCAGACTGGCCGCCGTTCTGGTCTCCATGCTGGCGTTCCTGGCCGGCGTCCTGGTACTGCGGCATCCGATGCAGACGATCGGTGCGCTTTCCCTGATCCTCGGGGTGTTCTGGCTGCTGACCGGAGTGCTCACCGCGTACACCGCGATCGCAGACCGCACGCTCTTCCACCGGGGTCTGCTCTTCGGCCTGGGCGTTCTCGCCGCCGTCGCCGGAATCGTCGTCCTCTGCTTCCCGGTGGATTCGGCGGTCGCGCTGACACGGCTGCTGGGACTCTGGCTCGTCCTGCTGGGCGTGTTCGAAGTGGTGATGGCCTTCGCCCTGCGCTCCGCCACCCGCCACTCGAGGCCCTAG